In Oreochromis niloticus isolate F11D_XX linkage group LG5, O_niloticus_UMD_NMBU, whole genome shotgun sequence, a single window of DNA contains:
- the LOC109202122 gene encoding cyclin-dependent kinase 18, with protein sequence MESQLLSIMNKMKNFKRRFSLSVPRTETIEENEFTEQINQLNIRHTQGLTPDRLGPPSHDASPVSPEPTTPGAQSPSHLHYHSKAQHRRFSMEVSKNSNCNLRK encoded by the exons ATGGAG AGTCAACTACTCAGCATCATGAACAAGATGAAGAACTTTAAGAGACGTTTCTCTTTGTCGGTTCCTCGGACTGAGACGATTGAAGAAAATGAGTTCACTGAGCAGATCAACCAGCTCAACATACGGCACACTCAGG GCCTGACTCCAGACAGACTGGGTCCTCCATCTCATGATGCCAGCCCAGTGAGCCCTGAACCAACTACTCCAGGAGCACAGTCTCCATCCCACCTACACTACCACAGCAAGGCCCAGCACAGACGCTTCTCCATGGAGGTAAGTAAAAACTCAAAttgcaacttaagaaaatag